In Pseudomonas asiatica, the following are encoded in one genomic region:
- the uraH gene encoding hydroxyisourate hydrolase, which translates to MGRLTTHVLDAAHGCPGSSIKVELYRVEGQQLELVNTALTNSDGRVDAPLLQGDDYRTGVYQLQFSAGDYYRARGVQLPAQAFLDVVVLRFGIDEQQEHYHVPLLISPYSYSTYRGS; encoded by the coding sequence ATGGGACGTTTGACCACACACGTACTGGATGCCGCGCATGGCTGCCCGGGCAGCTCGATCAAGGTCGAGCTGTACCGTGTCGAAGGCCAGCAGCTTGAGCTGGTGAACACCGCCCTGACCAACAGCGATGGCCGCGTCGATGCGCCGCTGCTGCAGGGTGACGACTACCGTACCGGCGTCTACCAGCTGCAGTTCAGCGCCGGTGACTACTACCGTGCCCGCGGCGTGCAGTTGCCGGCCCAGGCGTTTCTGGATGTCGTCGTGCTGCGCTTTGGTATCGACGAGCAGCAGGAGCACTACCACGTGCCGCTGCTGATCTCGCCGTACAGCTATTCGACCTATCGTGGAAGCTAG
- a CDS encoding GntR family transcriptional regulator — protein MNEQLQPLKKPARTGKAGRSGTQDDIVYAHIFEAILEQRLAPGTKLSEEALGEIFGVSRTIIRRALSRLAHESVVLLRPNRGAVVASPTVEEARQVFFSRRMVERAITELAVQHATLEQLNELRQMVREERDSFSRGDRGAGIRLSGEFHLKLAEAAGNAPLVSFQRSLVSQTSLIIAQYESGNRSHCSYDEHMQLIDAIEARDAEQAVSLMMHHMDHIDSKLNLDEESASDDLHAVFSHLLKKPKVSAKG, from the coding sequence ATGAACGAACAGCTGCAACCTCTGAAGAAACCTGCGCGTACCGGCAAGGCTGGCCGCAGTGGTACCCAGGACGACATCGTCTACGCGCATATTTTCGAGGCGATCCTCGAGCAGCGTCTGGCACCGGGTACCAAGTTGAGCGAGGAAGCGCTGGGCGAGATCTTCGGCGTCAGCCGCACCATCATTCGCCGCGCGTTGTCGCGGCTGGCCCATGAAAGCGTGGTGCTGTTGCGGCCGAACCGCGGCGCAGTGGTGGCCAGCCCTACGGTGGAAGAAGCCCGTCAGGTGTTCTTCTCCAGGCGCATGGTCGAACGGGCCATTACTGAACTGGCCGTGCAGCACGCTACCCTCGAGCAGCTCAACGAGCTGCGGCAGATGGTGCGGGAGGAGCGCGACAGCTTCTCGCGTGGTGACCGTGGTGCCGGCATTCGTCTTTCCGGCGAATTCCACCTCAAGCTGGCCGAGGCTGCGGGCAATGCGCCGCTGGTCAGCTTCCAGCGCAGCCTGGTGTCGCAGACTTCGTTGATCATCGCCCAGTACGAAAGCGGCAACCGCTCGCATTGCTCGTATGACGAGCACATGCAGCTGATCGATGCCATCGAGGCGCGCGATGCCGAGCAGGCGGTGAGCCTGATGATGCACCACATGGACCACATCGACAGCAAGCTGAACCTGGACGAGGAGAGTGCCTCGGACGACCTGCACGCGGTGTTCTCGCACTTGCTGAAAAAGCCCAAGGTTTCTGCCAAGGGTTGA
- the uraD gene encoding 2-oxo-4-hydroxy-4-carboxy-5-ureidoimidazoline decarboxylase → MTAFKTLKPSALDRDAFVKAFADIYEHSPWVAEKAYDLGQLGELDEIEALHQRMSDILLSANHADQLALINAHPDLAGKAAIQGELTESSTNEQAGAGIHQCTAEEFARFTELNDAYKAKFQFPFIMAVKGSNRHQILASFEKRIHNDADAEFKEALAQINLIALFRLLQL, encoded by the coding sequence ATGACCGCCTTCAAGACCCTCAAGCCATCCGCCCTGGACCGCGACGCCTTCGTCAAGGCCTTCGCCGACATCTACGAGCACTCGCCGTGGGTAGCCGAAAAAGCCTATGACCTGGGCCAACTGGGCGAACTGGACGAGATCGAGGCGCTGCACCAGCGCATGAGCGACATCCTGCTCAGCGCCAACCACGCCGACCAGTTGGCGCTGATCAACGCTCACCCGGACCTGGCCGGCAAGGCCGCCATCCAGGGCGAGCTGACCGAATCGAGCACCAACGAGCAGGCCGGCGCCGGTATTCACCAGTGCACCGCCGAAGAGTTCGCCCGTTTCACCGAACTGAACGACGCCTACAAGGCCAAGTTCCAGTTCCCGTTCATCATGGCGGTAAAAGGCAGCAACCGGCACCAGATCCTCGCCTCCTTCGAAAAACGCATCCACAACGATGCCGATGCCGAATTCAAGGAAGCCCTGGCGCAGATCAACCTGATCGCCCTGTTCCGCCTGCTGCAGCTGTAA
- the xdhA gene encoding xanthine dehydrogenase small subunit encodes MIQFLVNQELRSEHALDPNMTVLQYLREHLGKPGTKEGCASGDCGACTVVVGELTQDDQGNDSIRYRSLNSCLTFVSSLHGKQLISVEGLKHQGQLHSVQQAMADCHGSQCGFCTPGFVMSLFALQKNSSGPDLHQAQEALAGNLCRCTGYRPILDVAEQSCRQPCRDQFDAQQAQTISRLKAIAPTQTGELNSGDKRCLVPLTVADLADLYSSHPEARLLAGGTDLALEVTQFHKTLPVMIYVGHVAELKRIEKTASHLEIGAATPLTDCYGALNEEYPDFGALLHRFASLQIRNQGTLGGNIGNASPIGDSPPLLIALDAQIVLRQGDRQRVMPLEDYFIDYRITARQDSEFIEKIIVPRATSDWAFRAYKVSKRLDDDISAVCGAFNLSIEDGVVSGVRIAFGGMAAIPKRARACEAALRGKPWNQAAIERACQALAEDFTPLSDFRASKEYRLLTAQNLLRKYFIEQQTPYIETRVTAYV; translated from the coding sequence ATGCCCTGGACCCGAACATGACGGTGCTGCAGTACCTGCGCGAGCACCTGGGCAAACCTGGCACCAAGGAGGGCTGCGCCAGTGGTGACTGCGGTGCCTGCACCGTGGTGGTCGGCGAACTGACCCAGGACGACCAAGGCAACGACAGCATCCGCTACCGTAGCCTCAACTCGTGCCTGACCTTCGTCTCGTCGCTGCACGGCAAGCAACTGATCAGCGTCGAGGGTCTCAAGCACCAGGGCCAGCTGCACAGCGTGCAACAGGCCATGGCCGATTGCCATGGCTCGCAGTGCGGCTTCTGTACACCCGGCTTCGTCATGTCGCTGTTCGCCCTGCAGAAGAACAGCAGCGGCCCCGACCTGCACCAGGCCCAGGAAGCCCTGGCCGGCAACCTGTGCCGCTGCACCGGCTACCGGCCGATCCTCGACGTCGCCGAGCAGAGCTGCCGCCAGCCCTGCCGCGACCAGTTCGATGCCCAGCAGGCACAGACCATCAGCCGCCTCAAGGCCATTGCCCCAACCCAGACCGGCGAACTGAACAGTGGCGACAAGCGCTGCCTGGTGCCACTGACCGTGGCCGACCTGGCCGACCTGTACAGCTCGCACCCCGAAGCGCGGCTGCTGGCCGGCGGTACCGACCTGGCACTGGAAGTCACCCAGTTTCACAAGACCTTGCCGGTGATGATCTACGTAGGCCATGTGGCCGAGCTCAAGCGCATCGAGAAAACCGCCAGCCACCTGGAAATCGGCGCCGCCACACCGCTCACCGACTGCTACGGTGCGCTGAACGAGGAATACCCGGACTTCGGTGCCCTGCTGCACCGCTTCGCCTCGCTGCAGATCCGCAACCAGGGCACCCTGGGCGGCAATATCGGCAACGCTTCGCCAATCGGTGACTCGCCACCCCTGCTGATTGCCCTGGATGCGCAGATCGTCCTGCGCCAGGGCGATCGCCAGCGGGTGATGCCACTGGAAGACTACTTCATCGACTACCGCATCACCGCCCGCCAGGACAGCGAGTTCATCGAGAAAATCATCGTGCCGCGCGCCACCAGCGATTGGGCGTTCCGCGCCTATAAAGTGTCCAAGCGCCTGGACGATGACATTTCTGCCGTGTGCGGCGCCTTCAACCTGAGCATCGAAGACGGCGTGGTCAGCGGTGTGCGCATCGCCTTCGGCGGCATGGCGGCAATCCCCAAACGGGCCCGTGCCTGCGAAGCAGCGCTACGCGGCAAGCCGTGGAACCAGGCTGCCATCGAGCGCGCCTGCCAGGCCCTGGCGGAAGACTTCACCCCGCTCAGCGACTTCCGCGCCAGCAAGGAATACCGCCTGCTGACCGCCCAGAACCTGCTGCGCAAGTACTTCATCGAACAGCAAACGCCGTACATCGAAACCCGGGTGACCGCTTATGTCTAA
- a CDS encoding NCS2 family permease, whose protein sequence is MESRKSEAPTLDLAPPLETSWLERIFKLKQHGSTVRTEMIAGVTTFITMAYIIFVNPNIMADAGIDHGAAFVATCIAAALGCLLMGLYANWPVGLAPGMGLNAFFTYTVVGTMGYNWETALGAVFVSGVLFMFLTLSKVREWLLNSIPVSLRHAMGAGVGLFLGLIGLKTAGIIVDSPATLIKLGSLHEPGPLLAAVCFLLIAILSYKRVFGAILISIIGVTLAGWGLGLVKFGGVMSMPPSLAPTWMAMDVAGVFNVSMISVVLAFLFVHMFDTAGTLMGVAQRANLVAPDGRIENLSKALKADSASSVFGAVVGVPPVTSYVESAAGVAAGGRTGLTAVVVGLLFIAAMFFAPLAGMIPAYATAGALIYVAMLMMGSMAHIHWDEATDSIPAIVTVIMMPLTFSVADGIALGFISYVALKAGTGKYKEISASLWVLCAIFIAKFVFL, encoded by the coding sequence GTGGAAAGCCGCAAATCCGAAGCCCCTACGCTGGATCTTGCTCCACCGCTCGAAACGAGCTGGCTGGAGCGGATTTTCAAACTCAAGCAACACGGCAGCACCGTCAGAACCGAAATGATCGCCGGCGTGACCACCTTCATCACCATGGCCTACATCATCTTCGTCAACCCCAACATCATGGCCGACGCAGGCATCGACCACGGTGCCGCCTTCGTCGCCACCTGCATCGCCGCCGCGCTGGGCTGCCTGCTGATGGGCCTGTACGCCAACTGGCCGGTGGGCCTGGCGCCGGGCATGGGGCTCAACGCCTTCTTCACCTACACCGTGGTCGGCACCATGGGCTACAACTGGGAAACGGCACTGGGCGCAGTATTCGTCTCGGGTGTGCTGTTCATGTTCCTGACCTTGTCGAAAGTGCGCGAATGGTTGCTCAACAGCATCCCGGTCAGCCTGCGCCATGCCATGGGGGCCGGCGTCGGATTGTTTCTCGGGCTGATCGGCCTGAAGACGGCAGGCATCATCGTCGACAGCCCCGCCACGCTGATCAAGCTGGGCTCGCTGCATGAGCCAGGGCCGCTGCTGGCGGCGGTGTGCTTCCTGCTGATCGCCATCCTCAGCTACAAGCGGGTGTTCGGCGCGATCCTGATCAGCATCATCGGTGTCACCCTGGCCGGCTGGGGTCTAGGGCTGGTCAAGTTTGGCGGGGTGATGTCGATGCCGCCGAGCCTAGCGCCGACCTGGATGGCCATGGACGTGGCTGGCGTGTTCAACGTCAGCATGATCAGCGTGGTGCTGGCGTTCCTGTTCGTGCACATGTTCGACACCGCCGGCACGCTAATGGGCGTGGCGCAGCGAGCCAACCTGGTGGCACCGGACGGGCGTATCGAGAACTTGTCGAAGGCGCTGAAGGCTGACAGCGCTTCGAGTGTGTTCGGTGCCGTGGTCGGTGTGCCGCCGGTGACCAGTTATGTGGAAAGTGCTGCCGGTGTGGCCGCTGGTGGCCGTACCGGCCTGACGGCGGTGGTGGTCGGCCTGCTGTTCATTGCCGCCATGTTCTTTGCGCCATTGGCCGGAATGATTCCGGCCTATGCCACCGCGGGCGCACTGATCTACGTGGCAATGCTGATGATGGGCAGCATGGCGCATATCCACTGGGACGAGGCCACCGACAGCATTCCGGCGATCGTCACGGTGATCATGATGCCGCTGACTTTCTCGGTCGCTGATGGTATTGCCCTGGGCTTCATCAGCTATGTGGCATTGAAGGCAGGTACCGGCAAGTACAAGGAAATCTCCGCCAGCCTGTGGGTGCTGTGCGCAATCTTCATTGCCAAGTTCGTGTTCCTCTGA
- the puuE gene encoding allantoinase PuuE — MSADYPRDLIGYGNNPPHPQWPGNARIALSFVLNYEEGGERNILHGDKESEAFLSEMVAAQPLQGVRNMSMESLYEYGSRAGVWRLLKLFKDSGVPLTIFAVAMAAQRHPDVIRAMAEAGHEICSHGYRWIDYQYMDEAQEREHMLEAIRILTEITGERPLGWYTGRTGPNTRRLVMEEGGFLYDSDTYDDDLPYWEPNNPTGKPHLVIPYTLDTNDMRFTQVQGFNCGEQFFQYLKDAFDVLYAEGAEAPKMLSIGLHCRLVGRPARLAALKRFVDYAKSHDQVWFARRVDIARHWHATHPYKKENA, encoded by the coding sequence GTGAGCGCTGACTACCCTCGCGACCTGATCGGTTACGGCAACAACCCTCCTCACCCGCAATGGCCGGGCAACGCTCGCATCGCGCTGTCTTTCGTCCTCAACTACGAGGAAGGTGGCGAACGCAACATCCTGCACGGTGACAAGGAGTCCGAAGCGTTCCTCTCGGAAATGGTCGCCGCCCAGCCACTGCAGGGCGTGCGCAACATGAGCATGGAATCGCTGTACGAGTACGGCAGCCGTGCCGGCGTGTGGCGCCTGCTGAAGCTGTTCAAGGACAGCGGCGTGCCGTTGACCATCTTCGCCGTGGCCATGGCCGCCCAGCGCCACCCCGACGTGATCCGTGCGATGGCCGAGGCCGGTCATGAAATCTGCAGCCACGGCTACCGCTGGATCGACTACCAGTACATGGACGAGGCCCAGGAGCGCGAGCACATGCTCGAAGCCATCCGCATCCTCACCGAAATCACCGGCGAGCGCCCGCTGGGCTGGTACACCGGCCGCACCGGCCCGAACACCCGTCGCCTGGTGATGGAGGAAGGCGGCTTCCTGTATGACAGCGACACCTACGACGACGACCTGCCCTACTGGGAGCCGAACAACCCTACCGGCAAGCCGCACCTGGTGATCCCCTACACCCTCGACACCAACGACATGCGCTTCACCCAGGTACAGGGCTTCAACTGCGGCGAGCAGTTCTTCCAGTACCTGAAGGACGCCTTCGATGTGCTGTACGCCGAGGGCGCCGAAGCACCGAAAATGCTGTCCATCGGCCTGCACTGCCGCCTGGTCGGCCGCCCGGCGCGCCTGGCCGCACTGAAGCGCTTCGTCGATTACGCAAAAAGCCATGACCAGGTCTGGTTCGCCCGTCGCGTGGACATCGCCCGCCACTGGCACGCCACCCACCCGTACAAGAAAGAGAACGCCTGA
- the xdhC gene encoding xanthine dehydrogenase accessory protein XdhC, whose translation MHQWINALADHQSRGEACVLVTIIEERGSTPRNAGSKMVVSASGLFDTIGGGHLEYKALHIARQMLEEHRTTPHLERFSLGASLGQCCGGVTVLLFEPMAAVQAQIAVFGAGHVGRALVPLLAALPCRVRWIDSREQEFPALIPDGVTKVVSEDPVDEVAELPPGCYCIVMTHNHQLDLELTAAILKRNDFTWFGLIGSKTKRVKFEHRLRERGYDEAVMARMRCPMGLAEVKGKLPIEIAVSIAGEIIATYNACFGQHDAAANAGPIAQLLPPSRRSQAI comes from the coding sequence ATGCACCAATGGATCAACGCCCTCGCCGACCATCAGTCCCGTGGCGAAGCCTGCGTGCTGGTTACCATCATCGAGGAGCGCGGCTCGACCCCGCGCAATGCCGGCTCGAAAATGGTCGTCAGCGCCAGCGGCCTGTTCGACACCATCGGCGGCGGCCACCTGGAATACAAGGCCCTGCACATCGCCCGGCAAATGCTCGAAGAGCACCGCACCACCCCGCATCTGGAGCGCTTCAGCCTCGGTGCCAGCCTTGGCCAGTGCTGCGGCGGCGTCACTGTGCTGCTGTTCGAGCCCATGGCCGCGGTGCAGGCGCAGATCGCGGTGTTCGGCGCGGGCCATGTCGGCCGGGCTCTGGTACCCTTGCTCGCCGCGCTGCCCTGCCGGGTGCGCTGGATCGATTCGCGCGAGCAGGAATTCCCCGCCCTGATCCCCGACGGGGTGACCAAGGTGGTCAGCGAGGATCCGGTCGACGAAGTGGCAGAGCTGCCGCCAGGCTGCTACTGCATCGTCATGACCCACAACCACCAGCTCGACCTGGAATTGACCGCCGCCATTCTCAAGCGCAACGACTTCACCTGGTTCGGCCTGATCGGCTCGAAGACCAAACGGGTCAAGTTCGAACACCGCCTGCGCGAGCGCGGCTATGACGAGGCCGTGATGGCGCGCATGCGCTGCCCGATGGGCCTGGCCGAGGTCAAGGGCAAGCTGCCCATCGAGATCGCCGTGTCCATCGCCGGTGAAATCATCGCCACCTACAACGCCTGCTTCGGCCAGCACGACGCTGCCGCCAATGCCGGCCCCATTGCCCAGTTGCTGCCGCCCTCCCGGCGCAGCCAAGCCATTTGA
- the aqpZ gene encoding aquaporin Z, whose translation MSMSLGKRMGAELVGTFWLVLGGCGSAVLAASSPIGIGVLGVAFAFGLTVLTMAFAIGHISGCHLNPAVSFGLVVGGRFPAKELLPYVIAQVIGAILAAGVIYLIASGKSGFELSAGLASNGYADHSPGGYTLGAGFVSEVVMTAMFLVVIMGATDARAPAGFAPIAIGLALTLIHLISIPVTNTSVNPARSTGPALFVGGWALQQLWLFWVAPLIGAAIGGALYRGLAKEP comes from the coding sequence ATGAGCATGTCCCTCGGTAAACGCATGGGGGCCGAGCTGGTCGGCACCTTCTGGCTGGTGCTTGGCGGCTGCGGCAGTGCGGTACTCGCCGCCAGCTCCCCCATCGGCATCGGTGTACTTGGCGTCGCCTTCGCCTTCGGCCTCACCGTGCTGACCATGGCCTTCGCCATCGGCCATATCTCCGGCTGTCACCTCAACCCCGCGGTGTCGTTCGGGCTGGTGGTGGGCGGGCGCTTTCCGGCCAAAGAGCTGCTGCCCTACGTGATCGCCCAGGTGATCGGCGCCATTCTGGCGGCAGGTGTGATCTACCTCATCGCCAGCGGCAAGTCAGGTTTCGAGCTGTCTGCGGGATTGGCTTCGAACGGCTACGCCGACCACTCGCCTGGCGGCTACACGCTCGGGGCGGGCTTTGTCAGTGAAGTGGTGATGACGGCGATGTTCCTGGTGGTGATCATGGGCGCTACCGACGCCCGGGCGCCGGCGGGGTTTGCGCCGATCGCCATCGGTTTGGCTTTGACCCTGATCCACCTGATCTCGATCCCGGTGACCAATACCTCGGTCAACCCCGCGCGTAGCACGGGGCCGGCCTTGTTCGTCGGTGGCTGGGCCCTGCAACAGCTGTGGCTGTTCTGGGTGGCGCCGCTGATTGGTGCTGCGATCGGCGGCGCACTGTACCGGGGTCTGGCAAAAGAACCTTAG
- the guaD gene encoding guanine deaminase — translation MTVTRKAYRAAILHSIADPAEVGLEASHEYFEDGLLVVDNGRISAVGHAAELLPTLDADIPVEHYQDALITPGFIDTHIHFPQTGMIGSYGEQLLDWLNTYTFPCEKQFADKGHADQVAKIFLKELLRNGTTTALVFGSVHPESVNALFEEAERLDLRLIAGKVMMDRNAPDYLTDTAESGYTESKALIERWHGKGRLHYAVTPRFAPTSTPEQLALAGQLLKEHPGVYMHTHLSENLKEIDWVKSLFPEQKGYLDVYDHFELLGERSVFAHGVHLCDDECQRLAETGSAVAFCPTSNLFLGSGLFNLPQAERFKVNVGLGTDVGAGTSFSLLNTLNEAYKVMQLQGARLHPYKSLYLATLGGARALRLDDRIGSLRPGNDADFVVLDYKATPLLDYRIQQSNSIEETLFVLTTLGDDRTVRETYAAGRCVHQR, via the coding sequence ATGACCGTTACCCGCAAAGCCTACCGTGCCGCCATCCTGCACAGCATCGCCGACCCGGCCGAGGTGGGCCTGGAGGCTTCCCATGAATACTTCGAGGACGGCCTGCTGGTGGTCGACAATGGCCGCATCAGCGCCGTAGGCCACGCCGCCGAACTGTTGCCGACCCTGGACGCCGATATCCCGGTCGAGCACTACCAGGACGCATTGATCACCCCAGGCTTCATCGACACCCATATCCATTTCCCGCAGACCGGCATGATCGGCTCCTACGGCGAGCAGCTGCTGGACTGGCTGAACACCTACACCTTCCCCTGCGAAAAGCAGTTCGCCGACAAGGGCCACGCCGACCAGGTGGCCAAGATCTTCCTCAAGGAACTGCTGCGCAACGGCACCACCACCGCCCTGGTGTTCGGCAGTGTGCACCCGGAATCGGTCAATGCCCTGTTCGAAGAAGCCGAACGCCTGGACCTGCGCCTGATCGCCGGCAAGGTGATGATGGACCGCAACGCCCCGGACTACCTGACCGATACCGCAGAGTCCGGCTATACCGAAAGCAAGGCACTGATCGAGCGCTGGCACGGCAAGGGCCGCCTGCATTATGCAGTCACCCCGCGCTTCGCCCCGACCAGTACGCCTGAACAGCTGGCGCTGGCGGGCCAACTGCTCAAGGAACACCCGGGCGTGTACATGCACACGCACCTGTCGGAAAACCTCAAGGAAATCGATTGGGTCAAGTCGCTGTTCCCCGAGCAGAAGGGTTACCTGGACGTATACGACCACTTCGAGCTGCTGGGCGAACGCTCGGTATTCGCCCATGGCGTGCACCTGTGCGATGACGAATGCCAGCGCCTGGCCGAAACCGGCTCGGCGGTGGCCTTCTGCCCCACCTCCAACCTGTTCCTCGGCAGCGGCCTGTTCAACCTGCCCCAGGCCGAGCGCTTCAAGGTCAATGTGGGCCTGGGCACTGACGTTGGCGCCGGCACCAGCTTCTCGCTGCTCAACACCCTGAACGAGGCGTACAAGGTGATGCAACTGCAGGGCGCACGCCTGCACCCGTACAAGTCACTGTACCTGGCCACCCTCGGCGGCGCCCGCGCGCTGCGCCTGGACGACCGCATCGGCAGCCTGCGCCCGGGCAACGATGCCGACTTCGTGGTACTGGACTACAAGGCCACGCCACTGCTGGACTACCGCATTCAGCAGTCCAACAGCATCGAGGAAACCCTGTTCGTGCTGACCACCCTCGGCGACGACCGCACCGTGCGTGAAACCTACGCCGCTGGGCGTTGCGTGCACCAGCGCTAA
- the xdhB gene encoding xanthine dehydrogenase molybdopterin binding subunit, with product MSNHHVAKSQAEMAELFSQDLTTGVGRSVKHDSADKHVSGEAVYIDDRLEFPNQLHVYARTADRAHARILRIDTTPCYAFEGVRIAITHEDIPGLKDIGPVVAGDPLLAIDKVEFFGQPVLAVAARDLDTARRAAMAAIVEYEDLEPVLDVVEALRKKHFVLDSHTHQRGDSAAALASAPHRIQGTLHIGGQEHFYLETQISSVMPTEDGGMIVYCSTQNPTEVQKLVAEVLDVPMNKVVLDMRRMGGGFGGKETQAASPACLCAVVARLTGQPTKMRLPRVEDMTMTGKRHPFYVEYDVGFDDDGRLHGINFDLAGNCGYSPDLSGSIVDRAMFHSDNAYYLGDATVHGHRCKTNTASNTAYRGFGGPQGMVAIEQVMDHIARHLGRDPLAVRKANYYGKTERNVTHYYQTVEHNMLEEMTAELEASSDYAERRESIRRFNANSPILKKGLALTPVKFGISFTATFLNQAGALIHIYTDGSIHLNHGGTEMGQGLNTKVAQVVAQIFQVDFSRIQITATNTDKVPNTSPTAASSGADLNGKAAQNAAEILKKRLTEFAARHYQVTEEDVEFRNGHVRVRDQIVSFEQLVQQAYFAQVSLSSTGFYRTPKIYYDRSQARGRPFYYFAFGAACVEVVVDTLTGEYKMLRADILHDVGDSLNPAIDIGQVEGGFIQGMGWLTTEELVWNAKGKLMTNGPASYKIPAVADMPLDLRVKLVENRKNPEDTVFHSKAVGEPPFMLGIAAWCAIKDAVASIADYRVQPQVDAPATPERVLWGCEQMRKAVAAAQPAEPELETVTQ from the coding sequence ATGTCTAACCATCACGTAGCCAAGAGCCAGGCCGAGATGGCCGAACTGTTCAGCCAAGACCTGACCACCGGGGTCGGCCGCAGCGTCAAGCATGACAGCGCCGACAAGCATGTGTCCGGCGAGGCGGTGTATATCGACGACCGCCTGGAATTCCCCAACCAGCTGCACGTCTATGCGCGCACCGCCGACCGCGCCCACGCGCGCATCCTGCGCATCGACACCACGCCGTGCTATGCCTTCGAGGGCGTGCGTATCGCCATCACCCACGAAGACATCCCTGGCCTCAAGGACATCGGCCCGGTGGTGGCCGGCGACCCGCTGCTGGCCATCGACAAGGTCGAGTTCTTCGGCCAGCCGGTGCTCGCCGTGGCCGCCCGCGACCTCGACACCGCACGCCGTGCGGCCATGGCCGCCATCGTCGAGTATGAAGACCTGGAACCGGTGCTGGATGTGGTCGAGGCATTGCGCAAGAAGCACTTCGTGCTCGACAGCCACACCCACCAGCGTGGCGATTCCGCCGCTGCCCTGGCCAGTGCACCGCACCGCATCCAGGGCACCCTGCACATCGGTGGCCAGGAGCACTTCTACCTGGAAACGCAGATTTCCTCGGTGATGCCCACCGAAGACGGCGGCATGATCGTCTACTGCTCCACGCAAAACCCCACCGAAGTGCAGAAACTGGTCGCCGAAGTACTCGACGTGCCAATGAACAAGGTGGTGCTGGACATGCGCCGCATGGGTGGCGGTTTTGGTGGCAAGGAAACCCAGGCCGCCAGCCCGGCGTGCCTGTGCGCCGTGGTGGCGCGCCTGACCGGCCAGCCGACCAAGATGCGCCTGCCACGGGTCGAAGACATGACCATGACCGGCAAACGCCACCCGTTCTACGTCGAGTACGACGTGGGCTTCGACGACGACGGGCGCCTGCACGGCATCAACTTCGACCTGGCCGGCAACTGCGGCTACTCGCCCGACCTGTCCGGTTCGATCGTCGACCGCGCCATGTTCCACTCCGACAATGCCTACTACCTGGGCGATGCCACCGTGCACGGCCACCGCTGCAAGACCAACACCGCCTCCAACACCGCCTACCGCGGCTTCGGCGGCCCGCAGGGGATGGTCGCCATCGAGCAGGTGATGGACCACATCGCCCGCCACCTGGGCCGCGACCCGCTGGCGGTGCGCAAGGCCAACTACTACGGCAAGACCGAGCGCAACGTCACCCACTACTACCAGACCGTCGAGCACAACATGCTCGAAGAGATGACCGCCGAACTGGAAGCCAGCAGTGACTATGCCGAGCGCCGCGAGTCGATCCGCCGCTTCAACGCCAACAGCCCGATCCTGAAGAAGGGCCTGGCGCTGACCCCGGTCAAGTTCGGTATTTCGTTCACCGCCACCTTCCTCAACCAGGCCGGTGCGCTGATCCATATCTACACCGACGGCAGCATCCACCTGAACCACGGTGGCACCGAGATGGGCCAGGGCCTGAACACCAAGGTGGCACAGGTGGTGGCGCAGATCTTCCAGGTCGATTTCAGCCGTATCCAGATCACCGCCACCAATACTGACAAGGTGCCCAACACCTCACCGACCGCTGCCTCCAGTGGTGCCGACCTGAACGGCAAGGCAGCGCAGAACGCTGCGGAGATCCTCAAGAAGCGCCTGACCGAGTTCGCCGCGCGGCACTACCAGGTGACCGAGGAAGACGTCGAGTTCCGCAACGGCCATGTGCGCGTGCGCGACCAGATCGTCAGCTTCGAGCAGCTGGTGCAGCAGGCCTATTTTGCCCAAGTGTCGCTGTCCAGCACCGGTTTCTACCGCACGCCGAAGATCTACTACGACCGCAGCCAGGCACGTGGCCGGCCGTTCTACTACTTCGCCTTCGGCGCCGCCTGCGTGGAGGTGGTGGTCGACACCCTGACCGGCGAATACAAGATGCTGCGCGCCGACATCCTGCACGATGTGGGTGATTCGCTGAACCCGGCCATCGACATCGGCCAGGTGGAAGGCGGCTTCATCCAGGGCATGGGCTGGCTGACCACCGAAGAACTGGTGTGGAACGCCAAGGGCAAGCTGATGACCAACGGCCCGGCCAGCTACAAGATCCCGGCAGTGGCGGACATGCCGCTGGATTTGCGGGTAAAGCTGGTGGAAAACCGCAAGAACCCTGAGGACACCGTGTTCCACTCCAAGGCCGTGGGCGAACCGCCGTTCATGCTCGGCATCGCCGCCTGGTGCGCGATCAAGGACGCCGTGGCCAGCATCGCCGACTACCGCGTGCAGCCACAGGTGGATGCACCGGCGACGCCGGAGCGGGTGTTGTGGGGTTGCGAGCAGATGCGCAAGGCGGTGGCTGCAGCGCAACCTGCCGAGCCGGAGCTGGAAACCGTCACCCAGTAA